One window of Zalophus californianus isolate mZalCal1 chromosome 3, mZalCal1.pri.v2, whole genome shotgun sequence genomic DNA carries:
- the LOC113920301 gene encoding ATPase inhibitor, mitochondrial-like, translating into MAVTALAARVWLGVWGVRAIQARGFSSERSDSGAGSIREAGGAFGKREQAEEERYFRARTKEQLATLKKHHEEEITHHIKEIERLQKEIERHKKKIKHLKHDDDD; encoded by the coding sequence ATGGCTGTCACCGCGTTGGCCGCCCGGGTGTGGCTGGGCGTGTGGGGCGTTAGGGCCATACAAGCCCGAGGCTTCAGCTCCGAACGGTCAGACTCCGGTGCGGGCTCGATCCGGGAGGCAGGTGGGGCCTTcggaaagagagagcaagctgaAGAGGAACGATACTTCCGAGCACGCACTAAAGAACAACTGGCAACCTTGAAGAAACACCATGAAGAGGAAATCACCCATCATATAAAGGAAATTGAACGTCTGCAGAAAGAAATTGAGCGGCACAAGAAGAAGATCAAACATCTaaaacatgatgatgatgattaa